One region of Psychrobacter sp. DAB_AL43B genomic DNA includes:
- a CDS encoding MFS transporter: MSTDYQFKPHEQPFMLGSPATPDHPTRRKVFYLLIGIFIGLTASFQNGLLVANLTQIQGEMGLTPVEGGWISVAYNMTNACVTVLLYKIRQQFGMSLFSKITLFFLLAATSMQWLVSSNLLSTTTGIRIEPYYLELVARGFSGVVASAMTVLSIFYCLQGMPTAKRISGLILGFGLVQFGIPLSRIISPYLAVDGQLENLFLFQVGLALICFGLINILELPPGNTEKVFEKLDIVSFAFFASGLAALAVFLVQGRILWWTTPWLSYPLIIAVVTITIALWIETHRKNPMLQVRWMRSRTIIAFMITGALMRILLSEQSVGAAGLLANLGYGNDQLIVFYAVILVASVLALVISIFSTNAMDLRRPVIFAVALIAIGAWIDTGVSLNSAPSMFYLSQFMIAFAAVYFMGPMVFEGMFRAIANGPAYIISFSVVFGISQTVGGLAGAAAIQAFTTIRTQMHYADMVGSMNGDNPAMMTQILQGIQRQATVAAYDDLFFLMAVSASVTTIYLLIVYFYYRYHKRNPLAKELAALAKMREQK, translated from the coding sequence ATGAGTACCGACTATCAGTTTAAGCCGCATGAACAGCCATTTATGCTCGGCTCGCCCGCCACTCCCGACCATCCTACACGCCGCAAGGTATTTTATCTGCTCATCGGTATTTTTATTGGTTTAACGGCCAGCTTCCAAAATGGTCTATTGGTGGCTAACCTCACTCAAATCCAAGGTGAAATGGGCTTAACGCCAGTAGAAGGCGGTTGGATATCAGTCGCCTACAATATGACTAATGCCTGCGTCACTGTGCTGTTATATAAAATTCGCCAACAGTTTGGCATGTCGCTGTTTAGCAAAATCACCTTATTTTTTCTACTCGCCGCAACCAGCATGCAATGGTTGGTTAGTAGCAATCTTCTGAGTACAACGACTGGTATCAGAATTGAACCTTACTATTTAGAACTTGTCGCTCGAGGTTTTAGTGGTGTGGTTGCCAGTGCAATGACGGTATTGTCTATTTTTTATTGTCTACAAGGCATGCCTACGGCTAAGCGTATCAGCGGCTTAATTTTAGGCTTTGGCCTAGTACAATTTGGCATTCCGTTATCGCGTATCATCTCGCCCTACTTGGCGGTTGATGGTCAGCTTGAGAATTTATTTTTATTTCAAGTTGGTTTGGCACTGATTTGCTTTGGCCTCATTAATATATTAGAGCTGCCGCCCGGTAATACCGAAAAGGTTTTTGAGAAGCTAGATATCGTCAGCTTTGCATTTTTTGCCAGTGGTCTTGCTGCGTTGGCGGTGTTCTTAGTACAAGGGCGTATCTTATGGTGGACAACCCCTTGGCTCAGCTATCCGCTAATTATTGCGGTCGTCACCATTACTATCGCCTTATGGATTGAAACCCACCGTAAAAACCCAATGTTACAAGTACGCTGGATGCGTAGCCGTACTATTATTGCCTTTATGATTACCGGTGCATTGATGCGTATTTTGCTGTCTGAGCAAAGCGTGGGTGCAGCAGGTCTATTGGCAAATCTTGGCTATGGTAATGATCAGCTGATTGTTTTTTATGCAGTGATATTGGTAGCCAGCGTATTGGCATTGGTGATTAGTATCTTTAGCACCAATGCGATGGATCTACGTCGACCAGTGATTTTTGCTGTTGCCCTCATTGCCATTGGCGCGTGGATAGACACAGGTGTGTCGCTAAATTCTGCCCCTTCGATGTTTTATCTCAGTCAGTTTATGATCGCTTTTGCCGCCGTTTACTTTATGGGTCCAATGGTATTTGAGGGCATGTTTCGTGCTATTGCCAACGGTCCTGCTTATATTATTAGTTTTTCGGTCGTTTTTGGTATTTCACAAACTGTTGGCGGTTTAGCAGGTGCAGCAGCCATTCAAGCCTTTACCACTATTCGTACACAAATGCATTATGCGGATATGGTCGGCTCAATGAATGGTGATAATCCTGCCATGATGACGCAGATTCTCCAAGGTATCCAGCGTCAAGCAACCGTCGCCGCTTACGATGATTTATTCTTTTTAATGGCAGTGAGCGCTAGCGTTACAACAATTTATCTATTGATTGTTTATTTTTATTATCGCTATCATAAACGCAATCCACTGGCTAAAGAGCTTGCCGCTTTAGCGAAGATGAGAGAACAAAAATAG
- a CDS encoding glutathione S-transferase family protein, with amino-acid sequence MIRLHHLNQSRSLRTLWLLEELGQPYEIISHQRDAKTHLAPDSLKAVHPLGKSPVIEMDGELYAESGAITELLIERFAPDSLCPAVDSADYGHYLQWINFAESSLMLPLLLELFTNKAGVDDNDFLKGYIAQEKHKLLSYLNDKVAGKSFIVGNKLSGADFMLSFDLIMLAKRGALEDYTNIKQYALQLASLDSYQRAMRLEANYDESM; translated from the coding sequence ATGATTAGACTGCATCACCTTAATCAATCACGCTCATTACGTACCTTATGGCTGTTAGAAGAATTGGGGCAACCCTACGAAATCATTAGCCATCAGCGCGATGCTAAGACGCATCTAGCGCCAGACAGTCTAAAAGCCGTCCATCCGCTTGGTAAGTCTCCAGTTATTGAGATGGATGGCGAGCTTTACGCAGAATCAGGGGCCATTACTGAGCTATTGATTGAACGTTTTGCACCAGATAGTTTGTGCCCTGCTGTCGACAGCGCAGATTATGGTCATTACTTACAATGGATTAACTTTGCGGAAAGCTCGCTGATGTTGCCACTGCTACTTGAGTTATTTACCAATAAAGCAGGCGTTGACGATAATGATTTTTTGAAAGGTTATATCGCTCAAGAAAAGCATAAGTTGCTAAGTTATTTAAACGATAAAGTGGCAGGTAAATCATTTATCGTTGGCAATAAATTAAGCGGTGCTGACTTTATGTTATCGTTTGACTTAATTATGCTGGCTAAACGTGGGGCGTTGGAAGATTATACCAATATTAAGCAATACGCTCTACAGTTGGCAAGCCTTGATAGTTACCAGCGTGCGATGCGTTTAGAAGCGAACTACGATGAATCAATGTAG
- a CDS encoding type 1 glutamine amidotransferase domain-containing protein gives MNILMVLTSHDKLGDTGKKTGFWLEEFAAPYYAFLDAGVNVTLASPAGGQPPLDPSSDTADAQTKDTKRFKEDTDAQKDLANTKKLADMKAEDFDSVFYPGGHGPLWDLAVDKNSINLIETFVKQDKPVAFVCHSPAALKNVKIDGEYLVKGKTVTGFSNTEEEGVQLTDVVPFLLEDVLKANGGNYKKGADWESYVVEDGLLITGQNPASSEEAAKRLLAKLQA, from the coding sequence ATGAATATTTTAATGGTACTAACGTCACATGACAAATTGGGCGATACTGGTAAAAAAACAGGCTTTTGGCTAGAGGAATTCGCGGCTCCTTACTACGCTTTTCTTGATGCTGGCGTCAATGTGACACTTGCTTCACCTGCTGGCGGCCAACCACCACTAGATCCAAGTAGCGACACAGCAGATGCGCAAACAAAAGATACCAAGCGTTTTAAAGAAGATACCGATGCTCAAAAGGATCTTGCCAATACTAAAAAACTGGCTGATATGAAAGCCGAAGATTTCGACTCCGTATTCTATCCTGGTGGTCATGGTCCATTATGGGATTTAGCTGTCGATAAAAACTCTATCAATTTGATTGAGACGTTTGTTAAGCAAGACAAACCGGTCGCTTTCGTTTGTCATTCACCTGCCGCGCTTAAAAACGTCAAAATTGATGGCGAATACTTGGTTAAAGGTAAAACTGTAACAGGTTTCAGTAACACTGAAGAAGAAGGCGTTCAGCTCACTGATGTGGTGCCTTTCTTATTAGAAGATGTCCTTAAAGCCAATGGCGGTAACTATAAAAAAGGAGCGGATTGGGAATCATATGTGGTTGAAGACGGTTTGTTAATCACTGGTCAGAACCCAGCGTCATCAGAAGAAGCCGCTAAACGTTTGCTTGCAAAGCTGCAAGCTTAA
- a CDS encoding NADP-dependent oxidoreductase has protein sequence MSFDNNQNQKQNRQIKLASRPHGAPTADNFELAIGDIPTPTDKQMLLRTVYMSLDPYMRGRMSDAASYADPLQVGDVMLGGTVAQVVESNIDKFAVGDLVVSNSGWQDYSVSDGEGVLKLDKDMTNPSYGLGVLGMPGFTGYMGLTDIGKPKKGETLVVAAATGPVGATVGQTGNELGLHTVGIAGGKEKCDFAVNELGFDVCIDHKADDFAEQLKAACPDGIDIYYENVGGKVFDAVMPLLNAHARIPVCGLVSQYNATELPDGKDRLGVLMGNILSKRLTVKGFIIFEEYGDHFPEFLKIMGDWIDSGKVKTKEHIVDGLAQAPQAFFDMLDGKNFGKTVVKVADVK, from the coding sequence TGCTGATAATTTTGAGCTAGCTATCGGTGATATTCCAACGCCAACTGACAAGCAAATGTTACTACGTACCGTATATATGTCACTTGACCCTTATATGCGCGGACGTATGAGTGATGCCGCAAGCTATGCTGACCCGCTACAAGTTGGTGATGTGATGCTCGGTGGCACGGTTGCACAGGTAGTCGAATCAAATATCGATAAGTTTGCGGTCGGTGATTTGGTTGTGTCAAATTCAGGCTGGCAGGATTATAGCGTCAGTGATGGCGAAGGCGTACTAAAGCTTGACAAAGATATGACCAATCCTTCTTATGGTTTGGGCGTGCTTGGTATGCCAGGTTTTACAGGCTATATGGGTTTGACCGATATCGGCAAACCAAAAAAAGGTGAAACCTTAGTCGTTGCAGCGGCGACTGGTCCTGTCGGTGCAACCGTTGGACAAACTGGTAATGAGCTTGGTTTGCATACTGTCGGTATAGCAGGCGGTAAAGAGAAATGCGACTTCGCGGTTAATGAGCTTGGCTTTGATGTTTGTATCGACCATAAAGCCGATGATTTTGCCGAGCAATTAAAAGCCGCTTGCCCAGATGGTATCGATATCTATTATGAAAACGTCGGTGGTAAAGTATTTGATGCGGTTATGCCGCTGCTAAACGCTCATGCACGTATCCCAGTATGCGGATTGGTTTCGCAATATAACGCCACTGAACTGCCTGATGGTAAAGACCGCTTGGGTGTACTGATGGGCAATATTTTAAGTAAACGCCTAACGGTCAAAGGCTTTATTATCTTTGAAGAATATGGCGACCACTTCCCTGAGTTCTTAAAAATTATGGGCGACTGGATTGACTCAGGTAAAGTAAAAACCAAAGAACATATCGTCGATGGCTTAGCTCAAGCCCCGCAAGCGTTCTTTGATATGCTAGATGGCAAAAACTTCGGTAAAACAGTCGTCAAAGTTGCTGATGTTAAATAA